One part of the Falco peregrinus isolate bFalPer1 chromosome 14, bFalPer1.pri, whole genome shotgun sequence genome encodes these proteins:
- the NRN1L gene encoding neuritin-like protein: MDRGWWRLLGVVCSLLLHLATSQEPISMAGKCDTIYKGFAGCLISLGDSMAQSVRQQQEEGGEEAQELDTICKSWDDFHTCASEVLSSCPEEAAAIWESLRQESRKIQFQGNLQELCSTQRGLASARGSPAAETNHATLRGSATPLRPHLLALLLLVPRL; this comes from the exons ATGGACCGCGGCTGGTGGCGGCTGCTGGGGGTCGTGTGCTCGTTGTTGCTGCACCTCG ccaccagccaggaGCCCATCAGCATGGCGGGGAAGTGCGACACCATCTACAAGGGCTTTGCTGGCTGCCTCATCAGCCTGGGGGACAGCATGGCCCAGAGTGTtcggcagcagcaggaggagggcgGGGAGGAGGCACAGGAGCTGGACACCATTTGCAA GTCCTGGGACGACTTCCACACCTGTGCCAGCGAGGTGCTGTCAAGCTGCCCTGAGGAAGCAGCCGCCATCTGGGAGTCGCTGCGCCAGGAGTCCCGCAAGATCCAGTTCCAGGGGAacctgcaggagctgtgcagcaccCAGAGAGGCCTGGCCAGTGCCCGCGGCTCACCAGCTGCTGAGACCAACCACGCCACGCTGCGGGGCTCAGCCACCCCCCTGCGCCCCCacctgctggccctgctgctgctggtgccccgGCTCTAG